From the genome of Solidesulfovibrio carbinolicus, one region includes:
- a CDS encoding S9 family peptidase: MSQRLCVVLALWLLTLCLPAVSAMAGGDKPFTIEAMLRLASVDDVRVAADGKRVAFVVTRMSDQAGEPVSRIFLTDMAREGGRAVTPATTSCDHPRFSPDGKWLAYLCQGENASELHLLQLNAGQSRRFSDGRADILDLAFSPDGKKLAVTATTSPKAGPNRPEGCDGDVEVLDSPGGLAGLYLLAVSQPGVMRQLVTDRDVGAFAFSPDGRRIVFETANPHAPPRGRAHTGAAGGAAPVDAGHADIAVVDLDKGGVKLVAASDASENMPTVSPDGRLLAYVATAAPGFYYNAGRVMVVPLAGGEARPLAPTPDARPELLGWAEDGQSLLVREADGMGAALYALPLDGQPPTRLDDDRRIPLQASLSPGSRHLGLVLTDWDLPPEAFVTSAERYDPKAVSAVNREFAAYQTVKPEIVRWKSADGTTIEGLYTPPAVPVVGAPPLLVELHGGPAQAAQRLYPGLLNSYPLAVFSAHGYALFQPNVRGSDGYGPAFRRAIVNDWGGVDFADLMSGLDALIAKGQADPQRLGVMGWSYGGYLAAWAIGHTDRFKAASIGGGITNLVSQCGSMDLPDFMPLYMGGEAYERFDFLFDRSPLKYAAAIQTPTLFQHGVADERVPFTQALELYTALSRRGVVTRLAAYPRSGHDITETGLLRDLMVRNLDWFTRFVPAAASQTRPAMAKADPS; the protein is encoded by the coding sequence GTGTCCCAACGCCTGTGCGTCGTCCTGGCCCTTTGGCTGTTGACGCTGTGTTTGCCAGCCGTGTCCGCCATGGCCGGCGGCGACAAGCCGTTCACCATTGAGGCCATGCTGCGTCTGGCCTCTGTGGACGATGTCCGCGTTGCTGCTGACGGCAAACGCGTCGCTTTTGTCGTGACCAGGATGTCCGACCAGGCCGGCGAACCTGTCTCTCGCATTTTTCTGACCGACATGGCCCGGGAGGGCGGGAGGGCGGTCACCCCGGCAACGACCTCCTGCGACCACCCGCGTTTTTCCCCGGACGGCAAATGGCTGGCCTATCTCTGCCAGGGCGAAAACGCCTCCGAGCTCCATTTACTCCAGCTCAACGCCGGCCAATCGCGCCGCTTCAGCGACGGCCGGGCCGACATCCTTGATCTGGCGTTTTCCCCGGACGGCAAGAAACTGGCCGTCACCGCCACGACCAGTCCCAAGGCCGGCCCCAACCGTCCCGAGGGTTGCGACGGCGACGTCGAAGTGTTGGACAGCCCTGGCGGACTGGCCGGACTCTACCTCCTGGCCGTGTCGCAACCCGGGGTCATGCGCCAGCTTGTCACCGACCGGGACGTGGGCGCATTCGCCTTTTCCCCGGACGGCCGCCGCATCGTTTTCGAAACCGCCAACCCCCACGCCCCGCCCCGGGGCCGCGCCCATACCGGCGCCGCCGGCGGCGCGGCTCCAGTGGACGCCGGCCATGCCGACATCGCCGTGGTCGATCTTGACAAGGGCGGCGTGAAGCTTGTGGCCGCCTCAGACGCCTCCGAGAACATGCCAACCGTCTCGCCCGATGGTCGGCTCTTGGCCTATGTGGCCACGGCCGCGCCCGGATTTTATTACAACGCCGGCCGGGTCATGGTCGTGCCCCTGGCTGGCGGTGAGGCGCGCCCCCTGGCCCCCACCCCCGACGCCCGGCCGGAACTCCTGGGCTGGGCCGAGGACGGCCAGAGCCTTCTTGTGCGGGAAGCCGACGGCATGGGGGCCGCGCTCTATGCCCTGCCCCTGGACGGCCAGCCGCCGACGCGCCTCGACGACGACCGGCGCATTCCGCTCCAGGCCAGTTTGTCGCCCGGTTCTCGCCATCTGGGGCTGGTGCTCACCGACTGGGACTTGCCCCCCGAGGCTTTTGTGACCTCGGCCGAGCGCTACGACCCCAAGGCCGTGTCCGCCGTCAACCGGGAATTCGCCGCCTACCAGACGGTCAAACCCGAGATCGTGCGTTGGAAATCGGCTGACGGGACCACGATCGAGGGCCTTTACACCCCGCCGGCCGTGCCTGTGGTCGGCGCGCCGCCGCTTCTGGTCGAACTCCACGGCGGCCCGGCCCAGGCGGCCCAGCGCCTGTATCCCGGCCTGCTCAACAGCTACCCCCTGGCGGTTTTTTCCGCCCACGGCTATGCCCTGTTCCAGCCCAACGTCCGGGGCTCCGATGGTTACGGGCCGGCTTTTCGCCGAGCCATTGTCAATGATTGGGGCGGGGTCGATTTCGCCGACCTCATGTCCGGCCTCGACGCGCTCATCGCCAAGGGTCAGGCCGATCCCCAGCGTCTTGGCGTCATGGGCTGGAGCTACGGCGGCTACCTTGCCGCCTGGGCCATCGGCCACACCGACCGGTTCAAGGCCGCCTCCATTGGCGGCGGCATCACCAATCTGGTCAGCCAGTGCGGCAGCATGGATTTGCCCGATTTCATGCCGCTGTACATGGGCGGCGAAGCCTACGAGCGCTTCGATTTCCTGTTTGACCGCTCGCCGCTGAAATACGCTGCCGCCATCCAGACCCCGACGCTGTTCCAGCACGGTGTGGCCGACGAGCGCGTCCCCTTCACCCAGGCCCTGGAACTCTATACCGCCCTGTCCCGTCGCGGCGTGGTCACGAGACTGGCCGCCTATCCGCGAAGCGGCCACGACATCACCGAAACGGGCCTGCTGCGCGATCTCATGGTCCGCAACCTCGACTGGTTCACGCGCTTCGTGCCGGCCGCGGCGTCCCAAACACGGCCGGCCATGGCCAAGGCCGACCCTTCCTGA
- the secD gene encoding protein translocase subunit SecD produces MTGNLRWRLAVISLVAFLGLIYMLPSLGSVKQSFLGKFLPDDVVSLGLDLKGGIHLTLGVDVDKALANSLAQMGRDVRDQVKDEGIVIQRPGTSPDGKRLEFVLATPDKRDALDTFLSSHFSVLHVDGVESAADNKLLYKLSFTQRYKDDQARMTVDQAVKTIRNRIDEFGVAEPDIRKQADNRIQIQLPGLQDPERAIKLIGKTAHLEFKVVDETVDMEKAQKGILPPGDELSVLRHRNPDGSYLERPIALKADAVMTGESIADARANFDPNNQAYVALTFTPSGARQFERVTAENVKKQLAIVLDGKVYSAPTIQEKIGGGRASITGRFSTEEARDLAIVLRAGALPAPVTILEQRTVGPSLGQESIEKGVHSAVIGGLIVIAFMIVYYGVAGAVADAALLFNLVLIMAGLAGFGATLTLPGIAGIILTIGMAVDANVIIFERIREELRRGLTARSAVDVGYSRATLTILDANVTTVIAAVVLYQFGTGPIRGFAVTLILGIVASMFTAIFFTRFLFDLWLSKRPADAGMRI; encoded by the coding sequence ATGACTGGAAATCTGCGTTGGCGACTGGCCGTGATCAGTCTCGTGGCCTTTCTGGGCCTCATCTACATGCTGCCCTCCCTGGGGTCGGTGAAGCAGAGCTTTCTGGGCAAATTCCTGCCCGATGACGTCGTCAGCCTCGGCCTTGATCTCAAGGGCGGCATCCACCTGACCCTTGGCGTCGATGTGGACAAGGCCTTGGCCAATTCCCTGGCCCAGATGGGCCGCGACGTCCGCGACCAGGTCAAGGACGAGGGCATCGTCATCCAACGTCCGGGCACCAGCCCGGACGGCAAGCGCCTGGAGTTCGTCCTGGCCACCCCCGACAAGCGCGACGCCCTGGACACGTTCCTGTCCAGCCACTTTTCCGTGCTCCACGTCGATGGCGTTGAATCCGCCGCGGACAACAAGCTCCTCTACAAGCTGTCGTTCACCCAGCGCTACAAGGACGACCAGGCCCGCATGACCGTGGACCAGGCCGTCAAGACCATCCGCAACCGCATCGACGAATTCGGCGTGGCCGAGCCCGACATCCGCAAGCAGGCCGACAACCGCATCCAGATCCAGCTGCCGGGACTGCAGGACCCCGAACGGGCCATCAAGCTTATCGGCAAGACCGCCCACCTGGAATTCAAGGTCGTGGACGAGACCGTGGACATGGAAAAAGCCCAGAAGGGCATCCTGCCCCCGGGCGACGAACTGTCCGTGCTGCGCCACCGCAATCCCGACGGCTCCTACCTGGAGCGGCCCATTGCGCTCAAGGCCGACGCCGTCATGACCGGCGAGAGCATTGCCGACGCCCGGGCCAACTTCGACCCCAACAACCAAGCCTACGTGGCCCTGACCTTCACTCCCAGCGGCGCGCGGCAGTTCGAGCGGGTCACGGCGGAGAACGTCAAAAAGCAGCTTGCCATCGTGCTCGACGGCAAGGTGTATTCCGCGCCCACCATTCAGGAAAAAATCGGCGGCGGCCGGGCCAGCATCACCGGCCGATTCTCCACCGAGGAAGCCCGCGATCTGGCCATCGTGCTGCGCGCCGGGGCGCTGCCCGCTCCGGTCACCATCCTGGAGCAGCGTACGGTCGGTCCTTCCTTGGGCCAGGAATCCATCGAAAAGGGCGTCCATTCGGCCGTCATCGGCGGCCTGATCGTCATCGCCTTCATGATCGTCTACTACGGCGTTGCCGGAGCCGTGGCCGACGCGGCCCTGCTGTTCAACCTCGTGCTCATTATGGCCGGTCTGGCCGGTTTCGGGGCCACCCTGACCCTGCCCGGCATTGCCGGCATCATCCTGACCATCGGCATGGCCGTTGACGCCAACGTCATCATCTTTGAGCGCATTCGCGAGGAGCTGCGCCGGGGGCTCACCGCCCGCTCGGCCGTGGACGTCGGCTACAGCCGGGCCACGCTTACCATCCTGGACGCCAACGTCACCACGGTCATCGCCGCCGTGGTCCTCTACCAGTTCGGCACCGGCCCCATTCGCGGCTTCGCCGTGACCCTGATTCTCGGCATCGTGGCCTCCATGTTCACGGCCATCTTCTTTACGCGGTTCCTTTTCGACCTGTGGCTGTCCAAGCGGCCGGCCGACGCGGGGATGCGTATCTAA
- the yajC gene encoding preprotein translocase subunit YajC, producing the protein MLFPSLAHAMGAAPGGDAAGGNPITAFLPLILMFAIFYFLLIRPQQKKAKQHREYLAGLKRGDYILTGGGIYGRIMEVHGDKITIEIAKDLNIEINRNFVSGPGEAGAPAAKAEPKGKDKSKD; encoded by the coding sequence ATGCTGTTTCCGAGTCTGGCGCACGCCATGGGCGCCGCGCCCGGCGGCGACGCCGCGGGGGGCAACCCCATCACCGCCTTTTTGCCGCTTATCCTCATGTTCGCCATCTTCTACTTTCTGCTCATCCGTCCCCAGCAGAAGAAGGCCAAGCAGCACCGGGAATACCTGGCCGGCCTCAAGCGCGGCGATTACATCCTGACCGGCGGCGGCATCTACGGCCGTATCATGGAAGTCCACGGGGACAAGATCACCATTGAGATCGCCAAGGACCTCAATATCGAGATCAACCGCAACTTCGTCTCCGGCCCCGGCGAAGCCGGCGCTCCGGCCGCCAAGGCCGAGCCCAAGGGCAAAGACAAGTCCAAGGATTAG
- a CDS encoding thermonuclease family protein produces MESRALTARGGRRLWVVLALAAFCLASLAQAGRAADETVRAVAVYDGDTCRLADGRTLRLAGVDAPETAHEGRPAQYFAEQAKAALDGLTRGVALRFVEVGPAQDRFGRLLGDLVLPDGRSLTEILLSRGCVFVFWHKDMGPAVFNRLLALQRRAMAQGQGFWPRLLSLPPPAAPYVGNASSHRFHGSNCPDAARIARRNRVALATLGEAFNQGYAPARDCTPWP; encoded by the coding sequence ATGGAAAGCAGGGCGTTGACGGCAAGGGGAGGGCGACGGCTTTGGGTCGTGCTGGCGCTGGCCGCGTTTTGCCTGGCGAGCTTGGCGCAGGCGGGCAGGGCGGCCGACGAGACTGTTCGGGCGGTCGCGGTCTATGACGGCGACACCTGTCGGCTGGCCGACGGCCGCACATTGCGCCTGGCTGGCGTGGACGCCCCGGAAACCGCCCACGAGGGCCGGCCGGCCCAGTATTTCGCCGAGCAGGCCAAGGCGGCCCTGGACGGTCTGACGCGGGGCGTTGCGTTGCGGTTTGTTGAAGTCGGGCCGGCCCAGGACCGTTTCGGCCGGCTGCTGGGCGATCTCGTCCTGCCGGACGGGCGATCCTTGACGGAGATCCTGCTCTCCAGGGGATGCGTCTTTGTTTTCTGGCATAAAGATATGGGGCCGGCCGTATTCAATCGCCTCCTCGCCCTCCAGCGACGGGCCATGGCCCAGGGGCAAGGGTTTTGGCCGCGCCTGCTTTCGCTGCCGCCCCCGGCCGCGCCCTATGTCGGCAATGCGTCGTCGCATCGCTTCCATGGCTCCAACTGCCCGGACGCGGCCCGGATAGCCCGGCGCAACCGGGTGGCCCTGGCGACCCTTGGCGAGGCGTTTAACCAAGGCTATGCGCCGGCTCGTGATTGCACGCCCTGGCCGTAA
- a CDS encoding heavy-metal-associated domain-containing protein has product MPTIEVGGMHCQNCANSVTKALSALPGLSNVSVDLGKGLVSFEGEAPVDDIKAAIDKIGFVPGAVK; this is encoded by the coding sequence ATGCCCACCATTGAAGTCGGCGGCATGCACTGCCAGAACTGCGCCAATTCCGTGACCAAGGCCCTCTCGGCTCTGCCGGGGCTGTCCAACGTCTCCGTGGACCTGGGGAAGGGACTCGTGTCTTTTGAAGGCGAGGCCCCTGTGGACGACATCAAGGCGGCTATCGACAAGATCGGCTTTGTTCCCGGAGCCGTGAAATAG
- the hisA gene encoding 1-(5-phosphoribosyl)-5-[(5-phosphoribosylamino)methylideneamino]imidazole-4-carboxamide isomerase, translating into MIIFPAVDIKDGQCVRLRQGVADAVTVFSPDPEAMARHWEGLGAKWLHLIDLDGAFSGKPRNFDLIARICTGLSIPVQLGGGVRDAATAAAYLEAGVKRLIIGTLALADPDAFAAICAAHPGRVGVSLDAVDGNLKVKGWVEDSGLTVEDVLPGLSAAGAAFVVYTDISRDGMQSGVNLPALTRLLELTDLPVIAAGGVATLDDVKVLYPYANKGLEGLISGRAIYEGTLDFPAALAYIAEKAKEDA; encoded by the coding sequence GTGATCATTTTCCCGGCTGTCGACATCAAGGACGGGCAGTGCGTCCGGCTGCGCCAGGGCGTGGCCGACGCCGTCACCGTGTTTTCCCCCGATCCCGAGGCCATGGCCCGGCATTGGGAAGGACTTGGGGCCAAATGGCTCCACCTCATCGACTTGGACGGAGCTTTTAGCGGCAAGCCGCGTAACTTCGACCTTATCGCCCGCATCTGCACCGGGCTGTCCATTCCGGTGCAGCTCGGCGGCGGGGTGCGCGACGCGGCCACGGCCGCCGCCTACCTTGAGGCCGGCGTCAAACGGCTCATTATCGGCACCCTGGCCTTGGCGGATCCCGACGCGTTTGCCGCCATCTGCGCGGCCCATCCCGGCCGGGTGGGCGTCTCCCTGGACGCCGTGGACGGCAACCTCAAAGTTAAAGGATGGGTGGAGGATTCCGGCCTCACCGTCGAGGACGTGCTGCCGGGCCTGTCCGCCGCTGGCGCGGCCTTTGTGGTCTACACCGACATCAGCCGCGACGGCATGCAGTCGGGCGTGAATCTGCCGGCCCTTACAAGGCTGTTGGAACTCACCGATCTGCCGGTCATCGCCGCTGGCGGCGTGGCCACCCTGGACGACGTCAAAGTGCTCTATCCTTATGCGAACAAGGGTCTTGAAGGCCTGATTTCCGGCCGGGCCATCTACGAGGGCACCCTCGATTTTCCGGCGGCCCTGGCCTATATCGCCGAAAAAGCGAAGGAGGACGCCTGA
- a CDS encoding DcrB/PsbP domain-containing protein, translated as MRSKSLAYLGVALLGLSLAAGCVRKTAPVSKAPASGDAPASAVAFLDKKFAVLPFTIPATDADLLAGYLPSARHVPEVAPVHLDAALEQDLAGAKQQFVPAKMAASCAKSAPRGDEPGRLGTLRSYVNIGKCAGADYVVVPMVIDWRERDGSEIGATKPASVDFVLYLIDVRTGAMVRNFHFDETQQSLVSNILDAKKFVARNGRWLSAMELAQEGLKKGIAELGL; from the coding sequence ATGCGAAGCAAATCTCTGGCCTATCTCGGCGTGGCGCTTTTGGGCTTAAGCCTCGCCGCCGGCTGCGTGCGCAAGACCGCCCCGGTGTCCAAGGCCCCGGCCTCTGGCGATGCCCCGGCTTCGGCCGTGGCCTTCCTGGACAAGAAGTTCGCCGTGTTGCCCTTTACCATCCCGGCCACCGACGCCGACCTCTTGGCCGGCTATCTGCCGTCGGCCCGACACGTGCCCGAGGTGGCTCCGGTCCACCTCGACGCCGCCCTGGAGCAGGATCTGGCCGGGGCCAAGCAGCAGTTCGTGCCGGCCAAGATGGCCGCCTCCTGCGCCAAGTCCGCCCCGCGCGGCGACGAGCCCGGACGGCTGGGGACCCTGCGGTCCTACGTCAACATCGGCAAGTGCGCTGGCGCGGACTACGTCGTCGTGCCCATGGTCATCGACTGGCGCGAGCGCGACGGCTCCGAGATCGGGGCCACCAAGCCGGCCAGCGTCGACTTCGTGCTGTATCTGATCGATGTGCGCACCGGGGCCATGGTTCGCAACTTCCATTTCGACGAGACCCAGCAGTCCCTGGTTTCCAACATCCTGGACGCCAAGAAGTTCGTTGCCCGCAACGGCCGTTGGCTCTCGGCCATGGAACTGGCCCAGGAAGGCCTCAAGAAGGGCATCGCGGAGCTTGGGTTGTGA
- the hisB gene encoding imidazoleglycerol-phosphate dehydratase HisB: MAERFGAYSRETGETRVAVEITIDGAGKAAIDTGFGFADHMLNLLAFWAGFDLNLTCRGDLEVDAHHTLEDVAICLGEAFRQALGERVGINRVGDARVPMDEALCDVVVDFSGRPYLVYREDVLPPVIAGEEKDLWREFFKSLAISARMNLHIHFVYGQNGHHLVEAAFKALGLALRRATAAHGSSRVPSTKGSLD; this comes from the coding sequence ATGGCCGAACGCTTTGGAGCCTATTCCCGGGAGACCGGCGAAACCCGCGTGGCCGTCGAGATCACCATCGACGGCGCGGGCAAAGCCGCCATCGACACCGGTTTTGGTTTTGCCGACCACATGCTCAACCTGCTGGCCTTCTGGGCCGGCTTTGATCTCAACCTGACCTGCCGGGGCGACCTGGAAGTCGATGCCCACCACACCCTGGAAGACGTCGCCATCTGCCTGGGCGAGGCCTTCCGTCAGGCTCTGGGCGAACGCGTGGGCATAAACAGGGTGGGCGACGCCCGGGTGCCCATGGACGAGGCCCTGTGCGACGTGGTGGTGGACTTCTCGGGCCGGCCGTATCTGGTCTACCGCGAAGACGTGCTGCCGCCGGTCATTGCCGGCGAGGAAAAGGACCTGTGGCGGGAATTCTTCAAGTCTTTGGCCATTTCCGCCCGCATGAACCTTCATATCCATTTCGTGTACGGCCAAAACGGCCACCATCTGGTGGAAGCGGCCTTCAAGGCGTTGGGACTGGCCCTGCGCCGGGCCACGGCCGCGCACGGATCGAGCAGGGTGCCGAGCACCAAAGGGAGCCTGGACTGA
- the tatB gene encoding Sec-independent protein translocase protein TatB yields MFGIGSTELLVILVVALIVIGPSKLPDLMKTLGKGMAEFRRMSSDVKSTLEAEVDRADREQKQAEAQKQLHPENAPAAPPAAAKDAAKEAPTA; encoded by the coding sequence ATGTTCGGCATCGGTTCCACGGAACTTCTGGTCATCCTGGTGGTGGCCCTGATCGTCATCGGCCCCTCCAAGCTGCCTGATCTCATGAAGACGCTTGGCAAGGGCATGGCCGAGTTTCGCCGCATGAGCAGCGACGTCAAATCCACCCTGGAAGCGGAAGTGGATCGGGCGGACCGCGAACAGAAACAGGCCGAGGCACAAAAACAGCTGCATCCCGAAAACGCCCCGGCTGCCCCGCCGGCCGCCGCCAAGGACGCCGCCAAGGAGGCCCCGACCGCTTAG
- the guaA gene encoding glutamine-hydrolyzing GMP synthase, translating to MSQPDKVLILDFGSQYTQLIARRVREAGVYSEIHPCTVTAKEVAAMAPKAVILSGGPSSVADADAPPFDPAVFDLGLPTLCICYGMQLLAHHLPGGHVAASTDREYGRADLQLLADVPLFAGLPQKDGHIVWMSHGDKVMAAPEGFVVAARTKNVEIAALANVSRRIYALQFHPEVAHTEDGERILHNFLFEIAGLTSGWTMSSFLETELASLKEKVGDDEVVCALSGGVDSTVVAVMLHKAIGKKLHCIFVDNGLLRMGEGEEVAAYLREHFDLNLHYVDAAKLFLDKLAGVTDPEEKRKIIGKTFIEVFEVEAAKLPKVKYLAQGTLYPDVIESVSFKGPSAVIKSHHNVGGLPEVMKLALIEPLRELFKDEVRKVAVELGMPDFIIWRHPFPGPGLAIRIIGEVTEERLEILRRTDKIVQSELVASGWYRKVWQGFAVLLPLKTVGVMGDGRTYENVAAIRVVDSLDAMTADWSRLPSEILAVMSNRIINEVKGVNRVVFDVSSKPPATIEWE from the coding sequence ATGAGCCAGCCCGACAAGGTTCTCATCCTCGACTTCGGCTCCCAGTACACCCAGCTCATCGCCCGCCGCGTGCGCGAGGCCGGGGTGTATTCCGAAATCCATCCCTGCACCGTCACGGCCAAGGAAGTGGCGGCCATGGCCCCCAAGGCCGTGATCCTGTCCGGCGGGCCTTCCAGCGTCGCCGACGCCGACGCGCCGCCCTTTGACCCGGCCGTGTTCGATCTGGGCCTGCCGACGCTGTGCATCTGCTACGGCATGCAGCTTCTGGCCCACCACCTGCCCGGCGGCCATGTGGCCGCCTCCACCGACCGCGAGTATGGCCGGGCCGACTTGCAGCTTTTGGCCGACGTGCCGCTTTTCGCCGGCCTGCCCCAAAAAGACGGGCACATCGTCTGGATGTCCCACGGCGACAAGGTCATGGCCGCGCCCGAGGGCTTCGTGGTGGCCGCGCGCACCAAAAACGTCGAGATCGCCGCCCTGGCCAACGTCTCGCGGCGCATCTACGCCCTGCAGTTCCACCCCGAGGTGGCCCACACCGAGGACGGCGAACGCATCCTGCACAACTTCCTGTTCGAGATCGCCGGCCTGACCTCGGGCTGGACCATGTCGAGCTTCCTGGAAACCGAACTGGCATCGCTTAAGGAAAAGGTCGGCGACGACGAAGTGGTCTGCGCCCTGTCCGGGGGCGTGGATTCCACCGTCGTGGCCGTCATGCTCCACAAGGCCATCGGCAAGAAGCTCCACTGCATCTTCGTCGATAACGGCCTGTTGCGCATGGGCGAGGGCGAGGAAGTGGCCGCGTATCTGCGCGAACACTTCGACCTCAACCTGCATTACGTTGACGCCGCCAAACTCTTTCTCGACAAGCTGGCCGGCGTGACCGACCCCGAGGAAAAGCGCAAGATCATCGGCAAGACCTTCATCGAGGTCTTCGAGGTCGAAGCGGCCAAGCTGCCCAAGGTCAAGTACCTGGCCCAGGGCACGCTGTATCCCGACGTCATCGAGTCCGTGTCCTTCAAGGGACCCTCGGCGGTCATCAAGAGCCACCACAACGTGGGCGGGCTACCCGAGGTCATGAAGCTGGCGCTCATTGAGCCCCTGCGTGAACTGTTCAAGGACGAGGTGCGCAAGGTGGCCGTGGAACTCGGCATGCCCGACTTCATCATCTGGCGTCATCCTTTCCCCGGGCCGGGCCTGGCCATCCGCATCATCGGCGAGGTGACCGAGGAACGGCTTGAGATTTTGCGGCGAACGGATAAGATCGTCCAGAGCGAGCTTGTCGCCTCGGGCTGGTACCGCAAGGTCTGGCAGGGGTTTGCCGTGCTGCTGCCGCTCAAGACCGTCGGGGTCATGGGCGACGGACGCACCTATGAAAACGTGGCCGCCATCCGCGTGGTGGACAGCCTCGACGCCATGACCGCCGACTGGAGCCGGCTGCCGTCGGAAATCCTGGCCGTCATGTCCAACCGCATCATCAACGAGGTCAAAGGCGTCAACCGTGTGGTGTTCGACGTCTCGTCCAAGCCGCCCGCGACCATCGAGTGGGAATAG
- the guaB gene encoding IMP dehydrogenase, translating to MEKVIDFGLTFDDVLLVPDYSEVTPDLADVSSWLTPDIKLNIPLVSAAMDTVTESRMAIQLARSGGVGVVHKNMTIAQQRLEVEKVKKSESGMIISPITVPPAMTVEQALTVMSEYSISGLPVVDGDTLVGIVTNRDVRFVKDSVTTVGQVMTSEKLVTVPVGTTLEEAKHHLHANRIEKLLVVDDNNKLRGLITIKDIEKIRKYPHSCKDSLGRLRVGAAIGVGGDRGERVQALLDAGADFLVLDSAHGHSRNILESIRAIKAEHPGCQLVAGNVGTYEGAKALIAAGADAVKVGIGPGSICTTRVVAGVGVPQVTAIMEASRACREAGKRIIADGGVKFSGDIVKAIAAGGDTVMMGGLFAGTEESPGETVLYQGRTYKIYRGMGSIDAMREGSSDRYFQEKTKKLVPEGIVGRVPFKGPVTDSIYQLVGGLRSGMGYCGCNTIEELQQKARFVRISPAGLRESHVHDVIITKEAPNYRVETY from the coding sequence ATGGAAAAAGTCATCGATTTCGGCCTCACCTTCGACGACGTTTTGCTTGTTCCCGATTACTCGGAAGTCACGCCCGACCTGGCCGACGTGTCCTCCTGGCTCACCCCGGACATCAAGCTCAACATTCCGCTTGTCAGCGCCGCCATGGACACCGTCACCGAGTCGCGCATGGCCATCCAGCTTGCCCGTAGCGGCGGCGTGGGCGTGGTCCACAAGAACATGACCATCGCCCAGCAGCGGCTCGAAGTGGAGAAGGTCAAGAAGTCGGAATCGGGCATGATCATCTCGCCCATCACCGTGCCCCCGGCCATGACCGTGGAGCAGGCGCTCACCGTCATGAGCGAATACAGCATTTCCGGGCTGCCCGTGGTTGACGGCGACACCCTGGTCGGCATCGTCACCAACCGCGACGTGCGCTTCGTCAAGGACTCGGTCACCACCGTCGGCCAGGTCATGACCAGCGAAAAGCTCGTCACCGTGCCCGTGGGCACCACCCTGGAGGAGGCCAAGCACCACCTCCACGCCAACCGTATCGAAAAGCTTCTGGTCGTTGACGACAACAACAAGCTGCGCGGGCTGATCACCATCAAGGACATCGAAAAGATCCGCAAATACCCCCATTCCTGCAAGGATAGCCTGGGCCGGTTGCGCGTGGGCGCGGCCATTGGCGTGGGCGGCGACCGGGGCGAGCGCGTCCAGGCCCTGCTGGACGCCGGCGCGGACTTCCTGGTGCTCGATTCCGCCCACGGCCACTCCAGGAACATCCTGGAGTCCATCCGGGCCATCAAGGCCGAGCACCCGGGCTGCCAGCTCGTGGCCGGCAACGTCGGCACCTACGAAGGGGCCAAGGCGCTCATTGCCGCCGGAGCCGACGCCGTCAAGGTCGGCATCGGGCCGGGTTCCATCTGCACCACCCGCGTGGTGGCCGGCGTGGGCGTGCCCCAGGTCACGGCCATCATGGAAGCCTCCCGGGCCTGCCGTGAAGCCGGCAAGCGCATCATCGCCGACGGCGGCGTCAAGTTCTCGGGTGACATCGTCAAGGCCATCGCCGCCGGAGGCGACACGGTCATGATGGGCGGCCTTTTCGCCGGCACCGAGGAAAGCCCGGGCGAAACCGTGCTCTACCAGGGCCGCACCTACAAGATCTATCGCGGCATGGGTTCCATCGACGCCATGCGCGAGGGCAGCTCCGACCGCTACTTCCAGGAAAAGACCAAGAAACTCGTGCCCGAGGGCATTGTCGGCCGGGTGCCGTTCAAGGGCCCGGTCACCGACAGCATCTACCAGCTCGTGGGCGGCCTGCGCTCCGGCATGGGCTACTGCGGCTGCAACACCATCGAAGAGCTGCAGCAAAAAGCCCGGTTCGTGCGCATCTCGCCGGCGGGGCTGCGTGAAAGCCACGTCCACGACGTCATCATCACCAAGGAAGCCCCCAACTACCGCGTGGAGACCTACTAG